In the Silvanigrella aquatica genome, AATAAGCATTCCAAGCTTCGGGTAAATCTTTGACTTTTAATTTCCCTTCGAGCATTTCAAGTTCCAATTGAAAACGGATCATAACGTGAAGATTATATGTTAGTTCATCAGCATCAGTACGGATTAAATTTGCAGATACTTTATTAATAGCAAGATAAAATTCTTTTAAAGAAACAGAATTTAATTGCTCTGGAAATTCACTTTGCAAAAATGGATAAAAATATTCCCAAAACGCATAACTTCTTCCTACAATATTTTCCCAAAGTCTTGATTGACTTTCATGAACACCACTGGATGTTCCACCAAATAAAGGAGTACCATCTAAGGAAACATCGCATCCCATTTCATAAAAGGCATGACCTGTTTCATGAATGGTACTAAAAATACTTTCCGTTAAAAAATTTTCTTGATATCTTGTTGTAATACGCACATCACCATGGGAAAAAGTAATCATAAAAGGATGATGAGTAGTATCGAGTCGTCCTCTATTAAAATCATATCCTAATTTCTCAATAATTTTTTTGCTAAATTGTTCTTGCAATGAAATAGGATAATTTTTTCTGAGACAGGAATCATCAGGAGTTTTATTTAGTAAAACTCCTTTCACAAAAGGAACTAGTTCTTGGCGTAAATCTGAAAATATTTTTTGAACTGTTTCTGTAGTAAAACCAAAATCAGAATCTTCAATAAGAGGATCAGCAATATGTTTATATTCAAAAAAATCAGCATATTTTTTTGAATATTCTAATGTCTTTTCCAATAAAGGTTGCACTAATTTAAAATTATTTTCTTCTTTTGCTTTAATCCAGGCATCATAACAGACGGACTGATGTGTTAACATATCTGAAATAAATTGACCTGGAATTTTTAATGATCGATTGTAATTTCTCCGCACACAACGCAAAAAAGAGGATTCAAATGAAGAATAAGGAAGCTCCTCTTCATATTGCGTTAAATCATCTAATAAACGCCCCACCTCAGAACTTGTCATTTTTTCATGAGCAATTTTACCTAAGGTTGCAATTTGCCTCCCTCTACCAGCAACTCCTTGAGCGGGCATATATGTATTTTGATCCCAATATAGTACACAAGTCGCACCGTTAATATTTTCTACTTCAGAAATAAGTTCTGTTAATTTTGCAAATTGATTTGCCCTATTCATTTTTAATTTCCTAATTATTCTATTGTAACTTTAATTTGTGGTTGAGGATCTTTTACTAATTGGATGGATAATAATTTTCCATTTACCAATCCTGTGTCTTTATCTTTTCCTTTCACAATAATTTCTTGGGCAATTTTATTTTCCACTTCACTTTCTAATAATCTTCGTAAGGGTCGTGCTCCATTTAAAGGACTAAAACCTCTATCTGCTAAAAACTTTTTCGCATCTTCCGTTATTTTAAAAGAAAGTCCTTGTTTCGTTACTTTTTTTTCTAATTTTTCAAGATTTAATTCTAAAATTTGCTTTATTTCATCTGTACCTAACTTTTCAAAAACAATAATTTCATCAAGACGATTTAAAAATTCAGGTTTAAATGTTTTCTTTAATTCTCCCATAACGAGGTCACTGACTTCTTTGTGGGATAAATCTTTGTCTTTTCCACCTAAGCCAACACTTCTCTTATTTGAACTGATATACTCACTACCAAGATTACTTGTAAAAATAATAAGTGTATTTTCAAAACTAATTTTTTGGCCTTCAGCATCAGTTAAACGACCATCATCTAATATTTGTAAAAATAAATTAAAAATATCCTGATGCGCCTTTTCGGCTTCATCAAATAATAAAACGCTATATGGCTGTCTTTTTACTTTTTCTGTTAATTGACCTCCATCTCCATATCCTACATAACCTGGAGGGGAGCCAATTAATTTAGAAGTTTCATGACGCTCCATAAATTCTGTCATGTCAAAACGAATAATACGTTGCTCATCATTTAAAACATATTCAGCTA is a window encoding:
- a CDS encoding carboxypeptidase M32; translation: MNRANQFAKLTELISEVENINGATCVLYWDQNTYMPAQGVAGRGRQIATLGKIAHEKMTSSEVGRLLDDLTQYEEELPYSSFESSFLRCVRRNYNRSLKIPGQFISDMLTHQSVCYDAWIKAKEENNFKLVQPLLEKTLEYSKKYADFFEYKHIADPLIEDSDFGFTTETVQKIFSDLRQELVPFVKGVLLNKTPDDSCLRKNYPISLQEQFSKKIIEKLGYDFNRGRLDTTHHPFMITFSHGDVRITTRYQENFLTESIFSTIHETGHAFYEMGCDVSLDGTPLFGGTSSGVHESQSRLWENIVGRSYAFWEYFYPFLQSEFPEQLNSVSLKEFYLAINKVSANLIRTDADELTYNLHVMIRFQLELEMLEGKLKVKDLPEAWNAYYLKDLGLKVPSDSLGCLQDTHWYGSLIGGQFQGYTLGNIMSAQFYEAAEKAIPNLSSQFKEGHFSPLKNWLEQNLHKYGKKFKGLEVLKRATQKDLTIEPYMNYLRKKFPIK